One genomic segment of Sminthopsis crassicaudata isolate SCR6 chromosome 2, ASM4859323v1, whole genome shotgun sequence includes these proteins:
- the LOC141552775 gene encoding olfactory receptor 4K1-like yields the protein MAGGNQSIVSEFVLLGLTNSRELQFFFFVIFTIVYVASVLGNIIIILTIASDSHLNSPMYFLLSNLSFIDICQSNFATPKMIADFLVEHKTISFEGCMAQIFFLHSFVGSEMILLVAMAYDRFIAICKPLHYSTIMNRRLCIIFVALSWTVGILHSVSHLAFTVDLPFCGPNEVDSFFCDLPMVIELACMNTYEMEIMTLINSGLISLSCFLALIISYIVILVTVRSRSSSGSSKALSTLTAHITVVILFFGPCIYFYIWPFSRLSVDKFLSVFYTICTPLLNPIIYSLRNEDVKSAMRKLKSRYLNSWKY from the coding sequence ATGGCTGGAGGAAATCAATCCATAGTGTCTGAATTTGTATTGCTGGGCCTCACTAATTCTCGGgaacttcagttttttttctttgtgatcttCACTATAGTCTATGTGGCATCTGTATTGGGCAACATTATTATCATCCTCACCATTGCCTCTGATTCCCATTTGAACTCTCCCATGTACTTTCTGCTTAGCAACCTCTCTTTCATTGATATCTGTCAGTCCAATTTTGCCACGCCCAAGATGATTGCTGACTTTCTTGTTGAGCACAAGACTATCTCCTTTGAGGGCTGCATGGCCCAGATCTTCTTTCTTCATAGTTTTGTTGGAAGTGAGATGATTTTGTTGGTAGCAATGGCCTATGATAGATTTATAGCCATCTGTAAACCTCTACACTATAGTACTATTATGAATCGGAGACTCTGCATAATTTTTGTGGCTTTGTCTTGGACTGTGGGGATTCTTCACTCTGTGAGCCACTTGGCCTTTACAGTAGACCTACCATTTTGTGGGCCTAATGAGGTAGACAGTTTTTTTTGTGACCTTCCCATGGTGATTGAATTAGCCTGCATGAATACTTATGAAATGGAGATTATGACACTAATCAACAGTGGCCTGATCTCTCTGAGCTGTTTTCTGgccttaattatttcttatattgttaTATTAGTCACTGTCCGGAGCCGTTCCTCAAGTGGTTCCTCCAAGGCCCTCTCCACCTTAACAGCTCATATCACAGTTGTAATTCTTTTCTTTGGGCCATGCATCTACTTCTATATCTGGCCATTTAGCAGACTCTCTGTAGataaatttctttctgtcttttatacTATTTGTACTCCTCTCTTGAATCCCATTATCTATTCCCTTAGGAATGAAGATGTTAAGTCTGCCATGAGGAAATTAAAGAGTCGGTATCTCAATTCCTGGAAATATTAG